TCTCAAGGTCGTAGAGCGTGAAATTTATCCTGTGGTCAGTGACCCTGTTCTGGGGATAATTATAGGTCCTTATCTTTTCGCTCCTGTCGCCGGTACCTATCTGCACCCGGCGGGTCTGTTCCCTGGCGGACCTCTGTTGTTCCTCGGTGTGCTCGTGGAGACGGCTTCTCAGGATGCGGAGGGCCTTTGCCCTGTTCTTATGCTGGGACTTTTCGTCCTGGCATCTGACGGTTATGCCCGTGGGGATATGGGTCATCCTGACGGCAGAGCTGGTCTTGTTTACCTTCTGGCCGCCGGGCCCGGACGACCTCATGGTCTCAACCTTCAGGTCTTTCGGGTCTATGTTTATCTCCACGTCCTCTACCTCGGGCAATACGGCCACCGTGGCCGCAGATGTGTGAACCCTTCCCTGTGTCTCTGTTGTGGGCACCCTCTGGACGCGATGTGTCCCGCTCTCGTGGCGCAGCTTCTGGTAAACCCCCGGACCGGTTACTGAAAAAATTATTTCTTTGAAACCGCCTAAATCAGTGGGACTGCTGTCAAACACCTCTACCTTCCAGCCGGAGACCTCGGCGTATCTGGAGTACATTTTGAACAGGTCCGCGGCGAACAGTGCGGCCTCGTCACCGCCGGTGCCGGCGCGGACCTCCACTATCACCCCCTTGTGGCTGGTACTCTCCTGAGAAAGAAGAAGTTTCTTTATCTCCTCAACCAGCCTTTCTTCCTCCGTTTCAAGCGTTTTTAGCTCGTCTTCAGCCAGGAGCTTCAGCTCTGCGTCGCCTGCGTTTTCGGACAGGACCTTTCCGGCCTCTTCTTTACGTTTGAGGGTCTCCTGCCACTGGACGTACTTTCCAACTATCCTGGAGAGGCTCCCGCGCTCCTTCATGTAGGCGCTGTATTTAGCCGGATTCGACATGACGGCCGGGTCTGACACCAGTTCCTCCAGGTGCTTAAACCTGTCGTGCATGGAGCTTAATTTTTGCAGTAATACTTCGTACATGATGTTCGGTCTTTATTTATGTTGCTTCTGCTTTGCCTGTTTCCGCGGCCTCCGGGGCTGCCTCGGCCTTCTCCTTTATTTTATACCTGCGCTTGAACCTCTCCACCTTGCCCGTGGTGTCTACCAGCTTCTGTTTACCGGTGTAAAAGGGATGGCATTTGGAGCAGATCTCTACCACTATTTTGGGCTTCGTAGAGCGGGTCTTAAACGTTTCGCCGCAGCCACAGAGTACGGTTGTCTCTATGTACTCTGGATGAATATTTTCCTTCATCTGTCTTTCCTCAGGTCAAAAGTTCATTTTAGCAAAATATACTATACCGGGCAATATGCAAATGGCGCAAATTGTCTTTGGTCTTGTGTTTGTCATAGTGTGCCCTGCGACAAGTGGCTTTTCAGCCTCTCAAGCATAGCTTCTTCGCCTCCCCAGACCCCGAACATTTGCAGGTGTACCAGGAGCCGGCTGCCTGTCGGCCTCTTTTCCACGACGTAGCTGGCCCGGCACCACCTGCCCCACGCGCGGAACAACATCGCAAAGAAGAGTACGGGGACCGCTATCCAGAGTAAGGGGACGCCCGGGTCGTGGCGGTAGCTGAGCACGGTTCCCGCACGGATGTTTTCAATTCTAAGTCTCGTGCCCTTTACGTCCACGCCTCTGCCCTGTATGAGCTTAAAGACTTCCGGCATGGGTTTCTCCTCTTTTGTCTCACCTTCCTCTTGTTCCGGCTCGGTCGGCGTGTATGCAAACTTGACAAAAGGTTCAAGTAAACACTTGCTCCCGTCGTTGAGGTACAGACTACCGGCAATGACCTGCATAGTCTCAAACTCACCTTCTATACCGGGAATGGTGTATTTGCCCTCATCATCCCCCTGCTCTTCTATTTTTTCATCGCCGGCGTAGAGGTCAAACTTGTAGTCATATGCACTCTGGTATAAGACCAGTCCCCTGTAATGCAGTGGCGTGTTTACCTTGATAAGCGGCTCCTGTACGGGTACACCATGTTCAGATATGACTAAATGACTTGAGTATTCTATCGGGAAGTACCGGCCTTCCTTGTTGACAATGGACAGTCCCCCGGGACTGTAGACCTTCTTGAGTCTGGGTATAAGTCCCCTTCTGGGGAAACCCGTGGCAGACGGCCTCTGGACGTATTGTATAGAAAATTCTTTGAGGCCGAGCTCAAACTTTTCGTCCTCGGATATGATAAAGTCCTCTCCCCCTCCATACCATTCGTTCCACCAGGTGTCGGTGGAGACCGTGGCTACTTTAACGGGTGCACCGGGAAAGATGGTCAACTCGCTTTCAAAGGCGAAAAGAAAGGTTATGACAGCCCCGATGATTGTCAGAAGCACTGAGACGTGAAAGGCGAGGGAGAGCCAGATGTAGTGGATAAACCCCTGTTCGCAGACCCCTCCGGAGTATACGTCTTCACCGCGGATAGTGGAGGGTTTCTTGAGAAACATGCGATGACGGAAGAAGGTTTCGACCTTTGTGGAGGTCTCTTCTGGCGAGCAGGGCAGTTCCAGGTCAAGGGCGTTCCTGTGGGCGGCTAAGGTGGTGGGCGCCAGTTGGGCGGGCCGCCTTGTCCTCATCATCCATTTCAGACGCTTGTAGGTGCACAGACCGAGGCTGAGGAAGAAGAGCCCTACCGTGGTGAGAAACCAGGGTCCTGAATATACGTTTAAAAGGTCAAAGGTTACGATAATCTGACGGACAACGCCGGTGACCTTTATCTGCTCATAATCCCCGCCGTAGGGGAGGACGTTACCCACAAAGAAAAACAGCATCAGCATACCAAAGAGCACGACGGTGGTCTTTGTAGACGTCAGTACACCATAAAGATATTCAAGGATTTTTGTAACCATAAGTGTGTTAATTGAGCCTTTATTGCAGAGTGACAGGCTTAAACAGGATAGTCTGGCAGACCCCTAATAGGCGTGCATACTGTAAAGCCCGAAGAGCCGGGTCAGAAACCCTGAACCCATGAAGGTAATAAGCATGGAGACAAAACCCATCAGACAAAAGGCGGAGCCCCAGCCCTCGCGCCATTTCGGTATAGACATGGCATGCAGATACATCCCGAAGGCCGTCCAGGTGATAAGCGACAGTATCTCAAACGGGTCCCATGACCAGTATCTCCCCCAGGCGGCGCCGGCCCAGGCCGCGCCGGAGATTATGCCGAAGGTAAGGAGCGGGAACCCCAGGAGTATCAGCTTGTAGGACAGCCCGTGAAACCTCGGCACGTCCCGCGTGGGCAGCCCGAAATTCTCCCACGACCTTTTCTCAGAGCTTAGGCGCTTTATAATGACATACGAAAGTTCTACCGAGCAGCCCACCACGAACACGGCATATGCGCCAAAGGCGATAAGGACGTGCCAGAAGTACCAGGGGCTCTGAAGCGCGGGCGGTAGAGGCGTTATTACGGGGTTGTATTTGTTTATGGCCAGGAATAGGGCGGCTATCGAGAGTATTGTTACGAATATGCCCGGCATCGAAAGTTCTTGCCACCTGCGTCTTATGTAAAGATAGGTGATGGTGTTGCACCAGGCGAACCAGGACAGGCACTCGTATTTGTTTTGTACAGGTGGTTTGCCCTGTTCGACCCATCGTATGAGTATGAGCAGGGTGTGGCCAAGGACGGCCAGGTAGAGAAGGCTGGTGGCCATCCTGCCGATGCTGAAATTTTTGTAGAATACGCTGACGCCGAACTGGGCTATATGCAGCAGGCAGCTCAGCACGTAAAGCGTTATGACTACAAAGAATATCCTCAGTTCCATGGTGAGGAGGGTGCTCTCGGTGGTAAGTACCTGTTCCATCTCTTTTACTACTCCGCAGCGCTGTAAAAGGCCAGAAAAATCTCTCTATCTATCTGTGAATGATAACCTTGGAATGGCTGGAAACATCGGTCGCACACTGACAAATGTACTCTATACAGCCAAAGGCCTTCATGCCGGCACGTCCGCATGGCTGAAGGCCGATAAAAAAATTCTATCAGTAAAGACTTGTGAATGCAACGGCAAATTATCGGGTGTTTTACGGAGGTTTTATTCCAGACTGGCGGGGACGTGTTATTTGCGGCGTGTGTGGACATCAGGCAACGGTTTTAGGGCCTCTCTTTACCTCCTCAAAGAAGATTAGCCTTCGTTATCCCCCCGGAATGGCTAATTTTTTGGCTTGCATGTTAAATCACGTTGAATCCAGCCATTTACATTTTTGGATAAGGTGGTAAATTCCAGGATAGATAGGTAATGGGCGGGGATAATATCTGTTTTTTATACTTAGACCTTTTGAAATCCGCCGAAGCGGCGGTAGCCGGGAGAAAGAGTGATGCAGTTGGAAGAAAGAGAGAGCGAAATAATCCTTGAGAAATTAGAGCGTATGGAAGACTTTTTGAAATCATTCATCGCCAGCCTGGGAGAAGAAAGCAAGAGGTTGGAAATAAAATTTGTGCCAATCTACTCCCGTGCAGAAGGCACAATCCACAAATGGAACTTTCGCACCGGTAACCGTGTAGGCAGGAACGACAAAGTCTGTTTTATCAACCCTGATGAAGAACGAAATCCAAACCCAAAATTGTGGGAGCTTATTCCAGTCCTATCCCCTGCCATGGGCATGCTTAGTATTAACACATTCTACAAAGACAAGGGCTCTACAGTCCGTTCGTCAAGAGGCATTTTAGGCCATATAGAGCCAAGGGAGAACTATTAAACGGGCAGGCTATGCCGGGCTGCACGCTTGTACTGGTGTGACACTCCCGTATTGAGGCGAAGCGGATTTCAACACTATGTTCCGGTGTTATATGGAAGCCTGCGTAAAGGAGTAACTTTTGTCCAGTCTCTCCTCCGAGGTTCACTCAACCGTAGCTGAAGAACACAAGACGTTTACCGAGACGTCTGTATCCTGAACCGTTGCCGAAGAGTCCTGTGGCTCTGCGTCAGTATCATTGACGGCCGCACTACTGGCCTTGACGATGGCATTACTGTCTCTCCCGGAGACGTCGGTATTCCTGATAAGGTCACAGGAGGGGCCTATAGAGCCGTCAGGCCTGAGCTTTAAGACCCAAATGTCAGGAATATCTTCAACACCGGCACCGACGGACATTGTCCCGCCAGTCATTACGTATCCACCGTCATTGGTCTGCTGGATGGAGCATGCCCAATCCCAATGAGCTCCCCCACAGGACTTCTGCCACTCCACGGTCCCCTCCGGACTCAGCTTCAAGACCCATGCGTCAATGCTCTCGGTACCAAAAGACCGTGTCTCACCGGCCACTATGTACCCCCCGTCAGTGGTCTGTTGGATGGAAAGGGCCGTATCCCAACTTTCCCCACCATAGGTCTTCTGCCACTCTATGGTGCCATTGGGCTTTAGTTTCAAGACCCAAAGGTCTCTTTGTCCTGCGCCAAAGGACTTGGTCTCACCGGCCACTATATACCCGCCGTCATCGGTTTGATGGATGGAGCCGGCCTTGTCCGGGTCTTCACCCCCATAGGTCTTCTGCCACTCTATGACACCATTGGGCTTTAGTTTCAAGACCCAAAGATCTCCTTGTCCTGCGCCAAAGGACTCTGTACGGCCGGCTACTATGTACCCACCGTCATTGGTCTGACGGACGGAGTCGGCCAGGTCTGAACCTTCACCCCCATAGGTCTTCTGCCACTCTACAGTACCGTCAGGACCGAGCTTCAAGACCCAAGAGTCCATCTCTATTTGGCCGAAGGACATTGTCCCGCCAGCCACAATATACCCCCCGTCACCGGTCTGCTGGATGGAGTAGGCCGCATCACCGTAATACCCCCCATAAGTCTTCTGCCACTCGACGTTGCCGTCAGCACCTAGTTTTAGGACCCAAAGTTCTTGAGGCCTGATACCGAAGGACCATGTCGCACCGGCTACAATGTATCCCCCGTCTATTGTCTGCTGGATGGAGCGGGCCTGTTCCGAGTATTTTCCCCCATAAGTCTTCTGCCACTCCACACTCCCATCAGGACTCAGCTTCAAGACCAAAAACTCGATTGTTATCTTACCCCCGGCACTTGGGTAGGCTATCTTGCCGGCTAGAATGTATCCCCCGTCATCGGTCTGCTTGATTGAATAGGCCAAATCATCCGAATCAGCTCCACCATACGTGGCGGCCCACCCGGCCGAGCCAGCTGAGACAGGAGCGGTTGTCAGGTCAGACGGAGTTCCTCTGGAGCAAGAGAGAGTGAGCGTGGTGAAGATAAACGCAAAAAATAGGATGCGGAACACAGCGTACAATGTAAACGTTTGATTTTCCGGGGGAAATCTTCCTCCAGAGTGAAACCGTCTTTGACAGGTCATATTCCTGATTGTCCCCCCATATCTTTAAACCCTGCCTCAGCCCGACAGGGACTCTTTATCCTGGTTGTCGTAAAGTAACATTTTCATATGAAAGGTTCAATACAATAGAAGACAGGCAAGGAGAAACCCTCGCTAACGTTTTGTTGCCTGTCTACGTGTTTCCATGTAAGATACATCGTCCGGTGCAATTTGAATTGACAAAGATTTGGTGAGTTGATAACATTTCGTATTAAAGGAACGTTACGGTGGGGATATGGCAGAAGTTATTAAAAAAACAGAAGATATGAAGGCCCGTGCGGGGATTCTAAAGGCCCGGGGACGGTCCATCGGGTTTGTGCCCACTATGGGGGCCCTGCACGAGGGACATCTGAGCCTTATAAGAAGGGCCGGGGCCGATAACGACGCCGTAGTGTTGAGTATATTTGTGAACCCCATCCAGTTCGACCGGCGAAAGGATTTTCAGAGCTATCCCAGGCAGTTTGAAAGTGACCTTGAGATGGCTTCCGGGGAAGGGGTAGACGTCGTTTTTGCGCCCGACGAAATAGAGATGTATCCGGAGGGTTTTATGGCCTCGATTGTTGAGGTGAACGGCAGCCTGACCAGGGGTCTCTGTGGTGACGTGCGGCCGGGTCATTTTCGCGGGGTGACCACTGTCGTGAGCAGGCTGTTTGACATAGTAAGCCCCGACAGGGCCTACTTCGGCCAAAAGGACCTTCAGCAGGCGGCCGTTATAAAGAAGATGGTGAAAGGTCTTGGGATGGACATAGATATTGTGACATTGCCCACGGTGCGTGATGCCGACGGCCTTGCCGTAAGTTCCCGCAACCGGCATCTAACCGGTGAGGAGAGG
Above is a genomic segment from Candidatus Bathyanammoxibius amoris containing:
- a CDS encoding cytochrome c biogenesis protein ResB, yielding MVTKILEYLYGVLTSTKTTVVLFGMLMLFFFVGNVLPYGGDYEQIKVTGVVRQIIVTFDLLNVYSGPWFLTTVGLFFLSLGLCTYKRLKWMMRTRRPAQLAPTTLAAHRNALDLELPCSPEETSTKVETFFRHRMFLKKPSTIRGEDVYSGGVCEQGFIHYIWLSLAFHVSVLLTIIGAVITFLFAFESELTIFPGAPVKVATVSTDTWWNEWYGGGEDFIISEDEKFELGLKEFSIQYVQRPSATGFPRRGLIPRLKKVYSPGGLSIVNKEGRYFPIEYSSHLVISEHGVPVQEPLIKVNTPLHYRGLVLYQSAYDYKFDLYAGDEKIEEQGDDEGKYTIPGIEGEFETMQVIAGSLYLNDGSKCLLEPFVKFAYTPTEPEQEEGETKEEKPMPEVFKLIQGRGVDVKGTRLRIENIRAGTVLSYRHDPGVPLLWIAVPVLFFAMLFRAWGRWCRASYVVEKRPTGSRLLVHLQMFGVWGGEEAMLERLKSHLSQGTL
- the prfA gene encoding peptide chain release factor 1, encoding MYEVLLQKLSSMHDRFKHLEELVSDPAVMSNPAKYSAYMKERGSLSRIVGKYVQWQETLKRKEEAGKVLSENAGDAELKLLAEDELKTLETEEERLVEEIKKLLLSQESTSHKGVIVEVRAGTGGDEAALFAADLFKMYSRYAEVSGWKVEVFDSSPTDLGGFKEIIFSVTGPGVYQKLRHESGTHRVQRVPTTETQGRVHTSAATVAVLPEVEDVEINIDPKDLKVETMRSSGPGGQKVNKTSSAVRMTHIPTGITVRCQDEKSQHKNRAKALRILRSRLHEHTEEQQRSAREQTRRVQIGTGDRSEKIRTYNYPQNRVTDHRINFTLYDLENVMLGQMGELVEKLLAYEKEEQLRQLATTI
- the rpmE gene encoding 50S ribosomal protein L31 → MKENIHPEYIETTVLCGCGETFKTRSTKPKIVVEICSKCHPFYTGKQKLVDTTGKVERFKRRYKIKEKAEAAPEAAETGKAEAT
- the ccsA gene encoding cytochrome c biogenesis protein CcsA translates to MEQVLTTESTLLTMELRIFFVVITLYVLSCLLHIAQFGVSVFYKNFSIGRMATSLLYLAVLGHTLLILIRWVEQGKPPVQNKYECLSWFAWCNTITYLYIRRRWQELSMPGIFVTILSIAALFLAINKYNPVITPLPPALQSPWYFWHVLIAFGAYAVFVVGCSVELSYVIIKRLSSEKRSWENFGLPTRDVPRFHGLSYKLILLGFPLLTFGIISGAAWAGAAWGRYWSWDPFEILSLITWTAFGMYLHAMSIPKWREGWGSAFCLMGFVSMLITFMGSGFLTRLFGLYSMHAY
- the panC gene encoding pantoate--beta-alanine ligase; protein product: MAEVIKKTEDMKARAGILKARGRSIGFVPTMGALHEGHLSLIRRAGADNDAVVLSIFVNPIQFDRRKDFQSYPRQFESDLEMASGEGVDVVFAPDEIEMYPEGFMASIVEVNGSLTRGLCGDVRPGHFRGVTTVVSRLFDIVSPDRAYFGQKDLQQAAVIKKMVKGLGMDIDIVTLPTVRDADGLAVSSRNRHLTGEERRMAASIHRALERAAGLFASGERDVKVFVREMRDIMNSAGISRIDYISIVDPETLEEVAGTRAGVVAAVAAWVGGTRLIDNMTLGAGAGQESVLHKAQTV